A segment of the Promicromonospora sukumoe genome:
GCAGCACGCTGTCGTGCTCCCACAGGTCCAGGAAGTGGCCCACGAGCACGGCGCCGACGTCGTCCACCGGGATCGAGGCGAGGTCGGGCAGCACCAGCTCGACGTCGATCACCGCGGCGAACAGGCCCTCCTTGGAGCCGTAGTAGCGCATCACCATCGAGGGGTCGATGCCCGCGTCCTGGGCGATGGCGCGCACCGTGGCGCGCTCGTAGCCGTCGGCGGCGAACCGTTCGCGGGCGGCCGTCAGGATCGACGCGCGCGTCACGTCGGAGCGGCGCCGCGGGGCATCGGTGTCGGTCATGCCAACAACTGTAGGCCAACGTCCGTTGACCCCCGTCGAGCGCGTCCGCTACGTTGGTCAACAAGCGTTGGCAAACACCCGTTGACCGCGCACACCAGGAGGACACCATGGACACGGACGTCATCGTCGTCGGGGCCGGGCCGACCGGCCTGCTGCTCGCCGGGGACCTGGCCACGGCCGGGGCGCGGGTCACCGTCCTGGAGAAGCGTCCGGCGGGGCTGAGCAACCTGACCAGGGCGTTCGCCGTGCACGCCCGCAGCCTGGAGGTGCTCGACGCGCGCGGCCTGGCCGACGAGCTGCTGACCCGGGGGCAGCGGGTCGAGAGCCTGCGGCTCTTCCAGCACCTGACGGTCGACCTGGCGGAGCTGCCGTCCCGGTTCCGCTTCGTGCTGGTCACGCCCCAGTACGAGGTCGAGCGGCTGCTGCGCCGTCGGGCCGACGAGGCGGGCGCGACCTTCCGGCACGAGGCCGAGGTGACCGCCCTGAGCCAGGACGCCGGCGGCGTCACCGTCACCACGGCCGACGGCGCCACCGTGCGGGCTCGGTACCTTGTCGGCACCGACGGCGCCCGGTCCACGGTGCGCGGCGCCGTCGGCATCCCGTTCCCGGGCCGGGCCGTGATCCGCTCGATGGTCCTGGCCGACGTCCGGCTCGACCGTCAGCCCGCCGACCTGCTGACGGTCGCCGCCGCGAACGACTCGCTCGGCTTCCTCGCCCCGTTCGGCGACGGCTGGTACCGGTTCATCGGCTGGCACGGCAACCGCGACGTCGGCGAGGACGAGCCGGTGGACCTCGACGAGGTGCGCGCGATCGCCCGCGCCACCCTGCACGACGACTTCGGCATGTCCGAGACACGCTTCCTGTCCCGCTTCCACGCCGACGAGCGGCAGGCCCCCACCTACCGCGCGGGCCGCGTGTTCCTGGCCGGCGACGCCGCGCACGTGCACAGCCCCGCGGGCGGCCTCGGCATGAACACCGGGATGCAGGACGCCGCGAACCTCGGCTGGAAGCTCGCGGCCGCGCTCCGCCTGCCCGACGACGCGGCCGACGCCGTGCTCGACACCTACCAGGCCGAACGCCACCCCGTCGGACGGCAGGTGCTGCGCACCAGCGGCGGGATACTGCGGGCCGCCACGCTGCCGGGGCCGGCCGTGGCGGCGGTGCGCCGCGGCGTCGTCGGCCTGGTGTCGCGGGTGGCGCCGGTCCGACGCCGGGCCGCGCTGACCGTCTCGGCCCTCGGCGTCGCCTACCCGGCGCCCCGCGGGTCGCACCCGCTGGTCCCGGCGCCCCGCGGGTCGCACCCGCTGGTCGGGACCCGCGCACGGGACCTGCCGCTGGAGGGCGGCTCGCGCCTGGCCGAGGCGCTCCGCGCGGGACGGTTCGTCCTGGTCGCCGCCGCGGGGGCCGCGGCCCCGGAGCTCCCGGCGGCGCCCGGCGAGGTCGACCCCGCCGGGCGCGTCGTCGTCCGCCGGACCGACGGCGGGGCGACCGCGCTGCTGGTGCGCCCCGACGGCTACGTGGCCGGCGCGGCCGCGGGTGTGTGACCCGCGGCCGGCCGGCCGCGCGCCGGCTCAGTACTCGTAGCTGTAGCTCGAGGTGGACTCCTGGAAGAAGCCCTCGCGGAACTCCGGGATGCTGAACGCGATGGCGATCCCGACGGCCGCGAGCAGCGTCAGGCCGATCGTGACCCAGCCCGTGATGATGCCGGCCAGGGCCATGCCACCGTTGTCGGCCAGGCCCTCCTTCTGCGCCTTGCGGCTCAGGTGCCCGGTGATGACCGCCGGGATACCGGCCAGGAACCCGACGAAGCAGCTGAACAGCATGATGACGCTGAGGATGCCGAGGACCAGCGACCACACACCGAGGGCGTTCTTCTCGGGCGCGACGGGGTAGGTCATGCCGTACTGGTAGGGCTGGCCCTGGTACGGCTGCTGCGGGTAGGGCTGGCCGTGCTGGTCGGTGTAGTACCGAGCAGGCCCCTGGGGGTTGCCCTGCTGGTCCGGAGCCTGCGGGTACGGCTGACCGTACGGCTGCGGGGGCTGGCCGTAGGGCTGCGGCTGGCCGTACGGCTGCTGCTGCGTGGGCTGGCCGTAGGGCTGCTGGTAGGGGTTCGTCGGCGCGGCCTGGCCCGGCGCGGGCTCGGGCGCGTCCGCCGCGCCGGGGCCGGGCGTCGCACCGGGGCCGGGCGTCGCACCGGGGCCGGGCGTCGCACCGGGGCCGGGCTGCTGGGGGTTCGGCTGCTTGGGCGGCTCGTACGGCGACTGCCACTCGTCGGGCTGGGTCATGCTTCCACCTTCCACGGGGTGCGCGGGACGTCGGGGGCCGGGGTGAGCGGCCGGGTCGTGCGGGTGCCTGGGCCGCCGCTGCGTGCTGGGTCGCTGCTCATGCCTGGGTCACCGAGAACGCCGCACCGAGGAGCCCGAAGACGATGAGGACGATCCAGACCAGGATGGCGAGGCCGGCCAGGCCC
Coding sequences within it:
- a CDS encoding TetR/AcrR family transcriptional regulator produces the protein MTDTDAPRRRSDVTRASILTAARERFAADGYERATVRAIAQDAGIDPSMVMRYYGSKEGLFAAVIDVELVLPDLASIPVDDVGAVLVGHFLDLWEHDSVLQTLLRVGVTNEAGAARMRDVFTGQILPLAERFVVTRDDAARRAALVASQVLGMALVRYVLRFGPAADLTRADVVAWLGPTVQRYLTAPEP
- a CDS encoding FAD-dependent monooxygenase, with amino-acid sequence MDTDVIVVGAGPTGLLLAGDLATAGARVTVLEKRPAGLSNLTRAFAVHARSLEVLDARGLADELLTRGQRVESLRLFQHLTVDLAELPSRFRFVLVTPQYEVERLLRRRADEAGATFRHEAEVTALSQDAGGVTVTTADGATVRARYLVGTDGARSTVRGAVGIPFPGRAVIRSMVLADVRLDRQPADLLTVAAANDSLGFLAPFGDGWYRFIGWHGNRDVGEDEPVDLDEVRAIARATLHDDFGMSETRFLSRFHADERQAPTYRAGRVFLAGDAAHVHSPAGGLGMNTGMQDAANLGWKLAAALRLPDDAADAVLDTYQAERHPVGRQVLRTSGGILRAATLPGPAVAAVRRGVVGLVSRVAPVRRRAALTVSALGVAYPAPRGSHPLVPAPRGSHPLVGTRARDLPLEGGSRLAEALRAGRFVLVAAAGAAAPELPAAPGEVDPAGRVVVRRTDGGATALLVRPDGYVAGAAAGV
- a CDS encoding DUF4190 domain-containing protein; this translates as MTQPDEWQSPYEPPKQPNPQQPGPGATPGPGATPGPGATPGPGAADAPEPAPGQAAPTNPYQQPYGQPTQQQPYGQPQPYGQPPQPYGQPYPQAPDQQGNPQGPARYYTDQHGQPYPQQPYQGQPYQYGMTYPVAPEKNALGVWSLVLGILSVIMLFSCFVGFLAGIPAVITGHLSRKAQKEGLADNGGMALAGIITGWVTIGLTLLAAVGIAIAFSIPEFREGFFQESTSSYSYEY